In Oryzias latipes chromosome 6, ASM223467v1, the sequence taaaaacaatgttatgaTTAAGGAAAACCACACAACTTTAAATAATGCAAAATAATTACTTAAACAGCCAAGAAATACAGGGAACGAACAGAAAATTTCACTTTTCCTTTCTGAGttgttaaaaatatattcatGGGATGCGTGATAAttcttttaacaaagaaaatcagccattaaaaaagccttttgaaaAAGCGTTTTTTGGTAGGGGACATTTTAATCATCAGaggagtttttctgtctttcaccTTCATGGGTGTACGCTTCAGGGGCATGGTTTGTCGAGGTGGGGTCATCTCCTGGTAGGGTAGGCCTCCGTGATCCAGACAGAAGTACTTTTTGCTGCCTTGAGAAAGCTTAACTAACAGGGTCTCTGACAGCTCCATGCACTGGGCATGGAcccagtgacccccctcccccctggagCAGAAGATCATGGCAGGGCGGTGGAGCTCTGTGGAGTAGTATGGCTCCCATGTGTTGGGGTCCACCTGACAGCCAAGGCAGCATTTGATCCAATAGCCTGTTTGTGActcatcctcctcatcttcttcaTTGTAGGTGTCTTCGTCTCCGTCGCTGCTGTCCTCCAGCTCATGTGGCTCCCGACCAAAGTAGAGCTCCTCTGAGTCTTCAAGAGGCGTAGAGTTGTCATAATCTGTTGACTCTTGGCTGCAGGCCTGGAGTCCTTCTTCATCCTGGTTTTCTCCCTCTGTTTGGAAGCTCACGTGATAAAAATAGTGCGTGTCAGGCTGGGATTGCCGTCCCTCAGTGGGAACGGCCAGGAGGATGCGGCTTTCTCCAGAGCTTCCCCCAAACCAGGTGCGACTGTGAATAATATCTGGAGTCCACTTGGGTTGGTCTAAGGTCTCAAAGTGGATTCCCTTCGAATCCAAAACAACAGTGCTGCAATTCATCCTCTTCTGAGAATCCGACTGATATCCCCCTAAGACGATAAATCTGTGAGCGGGACCTGTGCGAGTGACTATGGCACTAGAGATGGATAGGCCCGTGTCCAGGGTCTCACAGGACAGCAGTGGGCTGCCCTGCAGGAGCTCGACACGCAGGCGAAACAGTCGAGGTGGGCGTGAGTCGGAGGAGAGTGAGTGGCCCCCGATGAAGTACACACTATCCTCTCTGGAAAGAGCCAAATGGAAAGACTGTCCATCACTGAGCTCTGGCAAAGTGTGAGCAGACGAGCACCCAAATTCGAGGTCAAAGAGGAAAACCTGGGGAGGACAGTCAACAACACTGTTCCAGCTCTCAGTGGTTCGTTCCCCTGCAGGCATGTAAGACCTACCCCCAAATAATATGCATGCAGACTTTCCCCGGCTTTGAATCATGCTCATGGTGTGGCCATATCGAGCCCCCGGAACATCTCCCACCAGCTCTTTCTCCTTGCACTTGAGGGTCAGTTTGCGGTTACAACCGCGGCTGTCTACAGTCAGCAGGTACAGGCTGGATGCGATTTCATTGTTTGGGGTCCGGCCGCCATGAATGAGATAACTCTCTGGCAGGCCATCGTAAGGGTCAAGACGACAGACAGCTGGACAGCGTAACGGGGGGAGGTAGCACGAGTCATTGGAGAAAGAAATGGGCCTCAGCTTTATCTCACCCTTTTTAAAGCGTACACCAAATACACCTGTCGGACATGAACGCTTGGGCCATCCTTTCTGGCCAAACAAGAGAACTTCTCCATCTAGCTGTAGGAGGGAGCAGCCAGGCTGCAGGAGGCCTGCACAGTTCACTGGAGTCAGTGGCTGGAGACTCATGATCCAGCAGGTGCCTGagtcaaaacaacaagaacacacatacaaacaggGTCACTCAGCTGGTGTTATTTTTCATCGTGGaggtttaaatgttttacttcctgtttattACACATGTTGATAaagcaagcagaaaaaaaactcccaccGTGATGTAATGTGACTGTTTTTCGTCAGTTTGGCAAAGAAAATACCAATGTCTATACTGACTTTAGTCCATTTTGTAATAATATTATCAATAATGTTTAATGTTACATCCTCTACACACCCATCTGAATGAACACATGACCTACGTTAACCTGATATTGGCGTTACAGCACTGAGGTTCActgaacaacaacatttagttttaagaTTTGAGGTTTCAcattatgaacatttttatttaacaacagAAATGACCAAAACtaagttcacttttaaatgtcaaaaatttAAATCAGAATACCATGACTAAAAtatgaaagacatattttacctccaacaaacatattttcatgGAAGAATACTACCAATCAAAGCTCTCACTCAGTAGGATAATTGTATTTTACCTACCTCACAGGCAGTTGTGTGATCCGAAGTCACTTTTTTTGAGAATCTTAGACTTTCTTGAATGAAGCAATGAAGCTTAAGATCTCTTTATGTAGTTGAACTGTGACAAAAGCAGAAAGTGGCAGAGTTTTTGAAGCTCCGTTGACTCACAGACACTATCACATCTTGAGGTTAACAGTCTGTGACTGCTCCTCACTGCCAGGTGTTCTGCTTGAATGCTCTGGGCAAGTTACTTCAGTGATATCTCTGCTTTAAGCTGCATATAAAACCAATTTCTTTTAGTCATGCATTAAACTCTTTATAGATCATACTTGAAATGTTTACTATATTGAAAactttcaggaaaaagttgcatttaacatttttgcacaaatttctttttctgtgaatgaaaaaatgtattttatgaatAAACAATGAAATAATTGAATGACATTTGAATGACAAAATTATTCTAGTATGATTTTTGCTTCAGGacaaaacaagtaaaatgctgtttttctttttgctgtctTCAAAACATACATGCAATGTATAAATTAAAAGTCTGGATTTAGACAAACTTGCTAACAGTCGGGGGTGTAGTGTTTGCACTCTTGCCTCTCAGCGAGAAGGCTCTGGTTCGAATCCCCTTTCTGTTTGAGTTTGCATGATCTCTCTgagcatgcatgggttttcttcAGACACTCTGGGTTCATCCTACAGTTAAAAATCAGGTTTCATTGAttaattggtgtctctaaattgcccctaggtgtgcatgtgtgtgagtacGTGTCCCTGCAGCAGACTGGTGACCTATTCAGGATGTACCCCacattcatccaacagtagctggattggcttcagcaaccctgtgaccccgaaagggattcagcgggttctgaagatggatggagtgCTGGTAACAGTCACTGGATATAtaattcaaaaaaacattttactcagaaaccttatgttgaagcaTTGCAAGGAGGGCTTTAATATCTTCAAAAAGGTGGAAGTATATcaactaaataaaacagaaacctaaaaaaaaaaccatgagaAATTCTCCAATGAGACACACCATTCACATTTCTTCCATAATGATGAACTTTATATAATTtgacttcaatttgtttttacaaagtttaaaaatccaaaaacttaaTTGTTTTACACAGGCTAATGAGAAgacatttgtgatttttttttcccata encodes:
- the rag2 gene encoding V(D)J recombination-activating protein 2, with the protein product MSLQPLTPVNCAGLLQPGCSLLQLDGEVLLFGQKGWPKRSCPTGVFGVRFKKGEIKLRPISFSNDSCYLPPLRCPAVCRLDPYDGLPESYLIHGGRTPNNEIASSLYLLTVDSRGCNRKLTLKCKEKELVGDVPGARYGHTMSMIQSRGKSACILFGGRSYMPAGERTTESWNSVVDCPPQVFLFDLEFGCSSAHTLPELSDGQSFHLALSREDSVYFIGGHSLSSDSRPPRLFRLRVELLQGSPLLSCETLDTGLSISSAIVTRTGPAHRFIVLGGYQSDSQKRMNCSTVVLDSKGIHFETLDQPKWTPDIIHSRTWFGGSSGESRILLAVPTEGRQSQPDTHYFYHVSFQTEGENQDEEGLQACSQESTDYDNSTPLEDSEELYFGREPHELEDSSDGDEDTYNEEDEEDESQTGYWIKCCLGCQVDPNTWEPYYSTELHRPAMIFCSRGEGGHWVHAQCMELSETLLVKLSQGSKKYFCLDHGGLPYQEMTPPRQTMPLKRTPMKVKDRKTPLMIKMSPTKKRFFKRLF